A genomic stretch from Silurus meridionalis isolate SWU-2019-XX chromosome 1, ASM1480568v1, whole genome shotgun sequence includes:
- the si:dkey-66a8.7 gene encoding PI-PLC X domain-containing protein 1, with product MAPCLNSARNTGDWMKCLPEELWDIPLTNLAIPGSHDAMSYCLDITSPLLRSESDSFRLLDRVFYCFTRPIIYKWATTQLKNIVQQLQAGVRYFDLRIAHKQNDVSRDLYFTHVIYTQVTVVDTLNTVATWLSEHPKEIVILACSHFEGLSEKLHEEFIYSLKIIFGSKLCPPKADTTLRSLWSSGYQVVLSYEDHAAERHKELWPEIPYWWANKADAEELIQYLDSQKRFGRPDGFFVAGLNLTADRCFMASNPHISLRTVTMEQWECVRRWLEDQKPGSDMTSLNIIAGDFIGLIPLCSIIIDLNKKLLKRRSPKKVEVRTAA from the exons ATGGCGCCTTGTTTAAACAGCGCCAGGAACACCGGGGACTGGATGAAATGTTTACCTGAAGAACTATGGGACATCCCTCTAACTAACCTCGCTATACCAG GAAGCCATGATGCCATGAGCTACTGCCTGGATATCACCTCTCCTCTACTACGATCTGAATCCGATTCCTTCAGACTCCTCGACCGAGTCTTCTACTGCTTTACTCGCCCAATCATTTACAAATGGGCTACTACCCAG CTAAAAAACATTGTACAGCAGCTGCAAGCGGGCGTCCGATACTTCGACCTTCGAATTGCTCACAAACAGAACGACGTGTCACGTGACCTCTACTTCACTCACGTCATCTACACCCAAGTCACAGTAGTG GACACTCTGAACACCGTTGCCACGTGGCTCTCGGAACACCCCAAAGAAATCGTCATCCTCGCCTGCAGCCATTTCGAAGGTTTGAGTGAAAAACTGCATGaggaatttatttattccctGAAGATCATCTTCGGCTCTAAATTGTGCCCCCCTAAA GCTGATACGACTTTACGAAGCTTGTGGTCTTCGGGATACCAGGTGGTGCTGTCGTACGAGGATCACGCAGCAGAACGCCATAAAGAGCTGTGGCCCGAAATCCCATACTGGTGGGCGAACAAAGCCGACGCAGAAGAACTCATCCAGTACCTCGACTCGCAGAAACGTTTCGGTCGTCCAG ACGGCTTCTTTGTTGCGGGTCTGAATTTAACGGCGGACCGATGCTTCATGGCCTCCAACCCGCACATCTCCCTCCGGACCGTTACCATGGAGCAGTGGGAGTGCGTGAGGCGATGGCTGGAGGATCAGAAACCTGGATCTGACATGACGAGCCTCAACAtcatagcaggagattttatcgGCCTGATTCCACTGTGCTCCATTATCATCGATCTGAATAAAAAGTTACTGAAACGCAGAAGCCCTAAAAAGGTGGAGGTAAGAACAGCTGCCTAG